From Zingiber officinale cultivar Zhangliang chromosome 5B, Zo_v1.1, whole genome shotgun sequence, the proteins below share one genomic window:
- the LOC121985594 gene encoding probable plastid-lipid-associated protein 4, chloroplastic isoform X1, producing the protein MLVAMAFAPAPFATPSASIPTPRSLFLCHPQLPSPFFSSRLKETSVAAPLELSSSASLRWRTGVSFFPSFLNKKARSREEIKEELLAEIAPLDRGAEATDEDKERIDQIACEIEAVNPTKEPLKSDLLNGKWELIFTTSRSILQVQRPKFLRPNGKIYQAINADTLRAQNMETWPYFNQVTANLIPLNARRVKVQFDTFKILGLIPIKAPGRASGELEITYLDEMIRVSRGDKGNLFILKMVDRSYRVPL; encoded by the exons ATGCTCGTAGCCATGGCATTTGCTCCGGCCCCCTTCGCTACTCCCTCTGCCTCCATTCCGACACCGAGAAGCCTCTTCCTGTGCCACCCTCAGCTTCCGTCTCCCTTTTTCTCGAGCAGGCTCAAGGAGACGAGCGTCGCTGCTCCCCTTGAGTTATCCAGCTCCGCCTCGCTGAGATGGAGGACTGGGGTTTCCTTCTTCCCTTCGTTCCTCAATAAGAAGGCCAGGTCCCGCGAGGAGATCAAGGAGGAGCTTCTTGCGGAAATCGCGCCACTCGATCGCGGTGCTGAAGCCACTGACGAAGACAAAGAAAGGATCGATCAG ATAGCATGTGAGATTGAAGCAGTAAATCCGACTAAGGAGCCTCTCAAATCAGATTTGTTGAATGGAAAATGGGAGCTTATATTCACAACTTCGAGATCAATTCTGCAAGTCCAG AGACCAAAATTTCTACGACCCAATGGAAAGATCTACCAAGCAATTAATGCTGATACCTTACGAGCTCAAAATATGGAGACCTGGCCCTATTTTAACCAG GTAACTGCTAACTTGATTCCCCTAAATGCTAGAAGAGTGAAAGTTCAATTTGATACTTTCAAAATACTAGGATTG ATTCCAATAAAAGCCCCTGGAAGAGCCAGCGGTGAATTGGAGATTACTTACTTGGACGAGATGATCAG GGTCTCTAGAGGTGACAAAGGGAACTTATTCATATTGAAGATGGTTGACCGATCATATAGAGTTCCACTTTAA
- the LOC121985594 gene encoding probable plastid-lipid-associated protein 4, chloroplastic isoform X2, giving the protein MLVAMAFAPAPFATPSASIPTPRSLFLCHPQLPSPFFSSRLKETSVAAPLELSSSASLRWRTGVSFFPSFLNKKARSREEIKEELLAEIAPLDRGAEATDEDKERIDQIACEIEAVNPTKEPLKSDLLNGKWELIFTTSRSILQVQRPKFLRPNGKIYQAINADTLRAQNMETWPYFNQVTANLIPLNARRVKVQFDTFKILGLIPIKAPGRASGELEITYLDEMIRSGRLIMYDDELKGFPLAHAP; this is encoded by the exons ATGCTCGTAGCCATGGCATTTGCTCCGGCCCCCTTCGCTACTCCCTCTGCCTCCATTCCGACACCGAGAAGCCTCTTCCTGTGCCACCCTCAGCTTCCGTCTCCCTTTTTCTCGAGCAGGCTCAAGGAGACGAGCGTCGCTGCTCCCCTTGAGTTATCCAGCTCCGCCTCGCTGAGATGGAGGACTGGGGTTTCCTTCTTCCCTTCGTTCCTCAATAAGAAGGCCAGGTCCCGCGAGGAGATCAAGGAGGAGCTTCTTGCGGAAATCGCGCCACTCGATCGCGGTGCTGAAGCCACTGACGAAGACAAAGAAAGGATCGATCAG ATAGCATGTGAGATTGAAGCAGTAAATCCGACTAAGGAGCCTCTCAAATCAGATTTGTTGAATGGAAAATGGGAGCTTATATTCACAACTTCGAGATCAATTCTGCAAGTCCAG AGACCAAAATTTCTACGACCCAATGGAAAGATCTACCAAGCAATTAATGCTGATACCTTACGAGCTCAAAATATGGAGACCTGGCCCTATTTTAACCAG GTAACTGCTAACTTGATTCCCCTAAATGCTAGAAGAGTGAAAGTTCAATTTGATACTTTCAAAATACTAGGATTG ATTCCAATAAAAGCCCCTGGAAGAGCCAGCGGTGAATTGGAGATTACTTACTTGGACGAGATGATCAG GTCTGGTCGCCTAATCATGTATGATGACGAACTTAAAGGATTCCCTCTCGCGCACGCACCATAA
- the LOC121985592 gene encoding transcription factor TEOSINTE BRANCHED 1-like: MLPFDHDRQLELNPNLLPSFSYFPSSTVPAFYGTTAAGFDGRIVFGSAAVANASASVLPAAAAAAGAEGSRRSEDKRSVQKGTRKGRHSKICTAKGPRDRRMRLSIDVARNFFRLQDMLGFDKASKTVQWLLTMSKAAIKELAFVSSSKNGTCSGNQSLRSTGSSTALPRDDASGSRKATKSSSKTKSKKEAIKPAKKTELHSAQAKELRAKARERARERTSVKRRMLSSSFPIALDPTRVDVSSFDLKTLLDQFADQEVQGDLRVPPPNHSSEEGPIFGNGPATMAEMNFASYIFEEQWEMETLSLYSRS; the protein is encoded by the coding sequence ATGCTGCCTTTTGATCACGATCGGCAACTGGAGCTAAACCCTAATTTGCTTCCGAGCTTCTCCTACTTCCCTTCTAGTACTGTTCCTGCTTTTTACGGTACTACCGCAGCTGGCTTCGACGGCCGGATCGTCTTCGGTTCGGCTGCCGTCGCGAATGCAAGTGCAAGTGTTCTTCCTGCTGCTGCGGCAGCTGCTGGTGCCGAGGGCTCGAGGAGATCAGAGGATAAGAGATCAGTTCAGAAAGGTACGAGAAAGGGGAGGCACAGCAAGATATGCACGGCGAAGGGGCCGAGGGACCGCAGGATGCGGCTTTCGATCGACGTGGCGAGGAACTTCTTCCGGCTTCAGGACATGCTCGGGTTCGACAAGGCCAGCAAGACGGTGCAATGGCTCCTCACCATGTCCAAAGCGGCCATTAAAGAACTCGCCTTCGTTTCCTCATCCAAGAACGGGACATGTTCGGGCAACCAGAGCCTGAGGAGCACTGGATCATCAACAGCCTTACCTCGCGATGATGCCTCCGGGTCTAGGAAAGCTACCAAGTCGTCGTCCAAGACGAAATCAAAGAAAGAAGCCATAAAGCCCGCGAAGAAGACCGAGCTCCACTCGGCGCAGGCCAAAGAACTGCGAGCGAAGGCGCGGGAGAGGGCGAGGGAGAGGACCAGCGTGAAGCGAAGGATGCTGTCTTCTTCCTTCCCGATCGCCCTGGATCCCACTAGGGTCGACGTGAGCTCGTTCGATTTGAAGACTCTACTCGATCAGTTTGCTGATCAAGAGGTGCAAGGGGACCTTCGTGTGCCACCGCCCAACCATTCGAGCGAGGAAGGCCCCATCTTCGGCAATGGTCCGGCCACCATGGCAGAAATGAACTTCGCCAGCTACATCTTTGAAGAACAGTGGGAGATGGAAACCCTTTCCTTGTACTCAAGATCATAG